From Thermosipho africanus Ob7, the proteins below share one genomic window:
- the mnmE gene encoding tRNA uridine-5-carboxymethylaminomethyl(34) synthesis GTPase MnmE — translation MFDTIAAISSPLGTGAISVVRIDGPKSHDIAKKLVKISNVDYRRVYHAFMEFEGQIVDEVNIVFYKSPNSYTGNDLVEIYGHGGILVTRKVLEAVLKSGARLAERGEFTKRAFLNGKISLVQAESIYQIIEAKSEISLKLSFENLKGKLSEEIENYRSRLLNILAEIEVSIDYPDDMEVDFDNIFNLLSKIDQELSLKIENSKKALTLNKGIVMAIVGKPNSGKSTLLNKLLEEDRAIVTDIPGTTRDVIKGEIDINGIHFVIVDTAGIRETDDIVESIGIQKSIKELEKADIVLFVLDATTGFTKEDEYIFEKVKKLNYIPVWNKCDIGDNFNMEFRDAVKISALTGESFKSLESMILSKVSDIIESGESSHIITQRQLEVLERVKRNVESAIFNLKSGYEVDVVSIDIRKALEELDVLIGKRFSDDLLDTIFSNFCVGK, via the coding sequence TTGTTTGACACGATCGCGGCAATATCCAGCCCTTTAGGAACAGGTGCTATTTCAGTTGTAAGAATTGATGGACCTAAGAGTCATGATATTGCAAAAAAGTTGGTAAAAATTTCTAATGTTGATTATAGAAGAGTTTATCATGCTTTTATGGAATTTGAAGGTCAAATAGTAGATGAGGTAAATATTGTTTTTTATAAATCTCCAAATAGTTATACAGGTAACGACTTAGTTGAAATATATGGTCATGGAGGAATACTGGTTACAAGAAAAGTTCTTGAAGCAGTGTTGAAGAGTGGGGCAAGGCTTGCTGAGAGGGGAGAATTTACAAAGAGAGCATTTTTAAATGGTAAAATTTCACTTGTTCAAGCAGAGTCAATATATCAAATAATAGAAGCAAAGAGTGAAATATCTTTAAAACTTTCTTTTGAGAATTTAAAAGGGAAGTTATCAGAAGAAATAGAAAATTATCGCTCAAGATTATTAAATATACTTGCAGAGATAGAAGTTTCTATAGACTATCCAGATGATATGGAAGTTGATTTTGATAATATTTTCAATTTATTGTCTAAAATAGATCAAGAATTATCTTTAAAAATTGAGAATAGCAAGAAAGCATTAACCTTGAATAAAGGTATAGTTATGGCGATAGTGGGAAAGCCAAATTCAGGGAAGTCTACCTTGCTAAATAAGCTATTGGAAGAAGATAGAGCAATAGTTACGGATATTCCAGGTACAACAAGGGATGTTATTAAAGGCGAAATAGATATTAACGGAATCCATTTTGTTATTGTTGATACTGCAGGTATAAGAGAAACAGATGATATTGTTGAAAGTATAGGCATCCAGAAAAGTATTAAAGAACTTGAAAAGGCTGATATTGTTCTTTTTGTTTTGGATGCAACAACAGGTTTTACAAAGGAAGATGAGTATATTTTTGAGAAGGTAAAAAAATTAAACTATATACCTGTATGGAACAAGTGCGATATTGGTGATAATTTTAATATGGAGTTTAGAGATGCAGTAAAAATAAGTGCTTTAACGGGAGAAAGTTTTAAATCTTTAGAGTCTATGATATTATCAAAGGTTTCTGATATCATAGAATCTGGTGAGAGCTCTCATATAATAACACAAAGACAGCTCGAAGTTTTGGAGAGAGTAAAAAGAAATGTTGAAAGTGCTATTTTTAATTTAAAAAGTGGATATGAAGTTGATGTTGTATCTATTGATATAAGAAAAGCTTTGGAAGAATTAGATGTATTAATAGGGAAAAGATTTTCCGATGATTTACTTGATACAATTTTCTCCAACTTTTGTGTTGGTAAATAA
- the rsmG gene encoding 16S rRNA (guanine(527)-N(7))-methyltransferase RsmG, translating into MNFEKKQVILKYLKEIINAPLNLTAIKELELAYQLLAMDSLIPLRENDVGNNFLDVGTGGGVPGVFIGIMFENSRGLLVDSSRKKIDFVREVCNKLNLNNLEFLNARIEEKKDLIEKFDSVFSRAVAELRVILELTVPFSKVGGKIFLYKGKNYKEELDNAQNAIKELNVKLREIREYNILEKERVLLVFEKAKENDPKYPRRFNKILKQPL; encoded by the coding sequence ATGAATTTTGAAAAGAAGCAAGTTATTTTAAAGTACTTAAAAGAAATTATAAACGCACCGTTAAATCTTACCGCTATAAAGGAACTAGAACTAGCCTACCAATTATTAGCCATGGATAGTTTAATTCCTCTAAGAGAAAATGATGTGGGGAATAATTTTTTAGATGTTGGAACTGGAGGAGGCGTTCCAGGAGTTTTTATTGGAATTATGTTTGAAAATTCTCGTGGCTTATTAGTTGATTCTTCGAGAAAAAAGATAGATTTTGTTAGAGAGGTTTGTAATAAATTAAATTTGAATAATCTAGAATTTTTAAATGCAAGAATTGAAGAAAAGAAAGATTTGATTGAAAAATTTGATTCGGTTTTTTCAAGAGCTGTTGCAGAATTAAGAGTAATTTTGGAATTGACGGTTCCCTTTTCAAAAGTTGGTGGAAAAATTTTTCTTTACAAGGGGAAAAATTATAAAGAGGAGTTAGATAATGCACAAAATGCTATAAAAGAGCTAAACGTAAAACTTAGAGAGATAAGAGAGTATAATATTCTTGAAAAAGAAAGAGTGTTACTTGTTTTTGAAAAAGCAAAAGAAAATGATCCTAAATATCCAAGAAGATTTAATAAAATTTTGAAACAACCTTTGTGA
- a CDS encoding WecB/TagA/CpsF family glycosyltransferase, with protein MDIVNFSQLKITVGFENEIREEIVKSIISNEKTFIVTLNASILLRALKDGYYRNVVNNATYIIPDGSGIVWALKRNRNILTDRITGIDTMLYLCEKSKEYNWKVYLLGAKPKVIEEAAKKLKNNGVNVVGFHHGYFPFDDKSVSEEIERLKPDLVFVGMGVPRQEEWIFNNISLPFKFAMGVGGSFDVISGLKKRAPLIFQKMKLEWFYRWLQSPIKKRHVPFEIIKYTYLVLRGKIR; from the coding sequence GTGGATATTGTAAACTTCTCGCAGTTAAAGATCACAGTTGGATTTGAAAATGAAATAAGAGAAGAAATTGTAAAGAGTATAATTTCTAATGAAAAAACTTTTATAGTAACTTTGAATGCTTCTATTTTATTGAGAGCGTTGAAGGATGGGTATTATAGAAACGTTGTAAATAATGCTACATATATTATTCCCGATGGTTCTGGAATAGTATGGGCCTTAAAAAGGAATAGAAACATTTTAACTGATAGAATTACAGGTATAGACACAATGTTATATCTATGTGAAAAGTCTAAAGAGTATAACTGGAAGGTTTATCTTTTAGGTGCAAAACCAAAAGTTATTGAGGAAGCGGCCAAAAAGCTAAAAAATAATGGTGTAAATGTCGTTGGCTTTCATCATGGTTATTTTCCTTTTGATGATAAAAGTGTTTCTGAGGAAATAGAGCGTTTAAAACCTGACTTAGTTTTTGTTGGTATGGGAGTTCCAAGGCAGGAAGAATGGATTTTTAATAACATTTCATTACCTTTTAAATTTGCAATGGGTGTAGGTGGAAGTTTTGATGTAATTTCTGGACTAAAAAAACGTGCACCACTGATTTTTCAAAAAATGAAATTAGAATGGTTTTATAGATGGCTGCAGTCTCCGATAAAAAAAAGGCATGTGCCTTTCGAAATAATTAAATATACATATTTAGTGTTAAGAGGTAAGATAAGATGA
- a CDS encoding type III PLP-dependent enzyme produces MDKKILNKKLKALAEKHGTPILVMDLEVVRDNYKRLVENVKNSKIYYAVKANSHIEILKLLRDLGSYFDVASRPEIEKLLSIGVEPERMSFGNTIKKSSDIAFAYEKGIKMFAVDSEMEIEKIAKNAPGSDIYVRISTNGMEDDADWPLTKKFGTSVDHAISLVKYAYSLGLNPIGVSFHVGSQNYNPENWRVAIREVSVVFEEARRMGIEMKMVNTGGGMPVKYSKNIPTVEEISAVINEAIADYIGEDVTVILEPGRSMVGNAGTMITSVILRSQKGEEKWIYTDAGVFHGLTETIQNIRYEVEVIGKEDEEKEKFVLAGPTCDSVDVMYYDINLPKTTTMDDLVVLYNTGAYTTEYGTKFNGIPSPKIIFESSIFVKQELYEEV; encoded by the coding sequence ATGGACAAAAAAATTCTCAACAAAAAATTGAAAGCATTGGCAGAAAAGCATGGAACTCCTATATTAGTAATGGATTTGGAAGTAGTAAGAGATAACTACAAAAGACTTGTAGAAAATGTAAAAAATTCAAAGATTTATTATGCTGTTAAGGCCAACTCCCATATTGAAATTTTAAAACTTTTAAGAGATTTGGGAAGCTATTTTGATGTAGCTTCAAGACCAGAGATCGAAAAGCTTTTAAGTATAGGTGTAGAACCAGAGAGAATGAGTTTTGGGAATACAATAAAGAAATCTTCAGATATAGCGTTTGCATATGAAAAAGGAATTAAAATGTTTGCAGTTGACAGTGAAATGGAGATAGAAAAGATAGCTAAAAATGCCCCAGGTTCGGATATATATGTTAGAATTAGCACCAATGGAATGGAAGATGATGCAGATTGGCCTTTAACTAAAAAATTTGGAACAAGTGTTGATCACGCCATTTCATTGGTAAAATATGCGTACTCATTGGGACTTAATCCAATTGGTGTGAGTTTTCATGTAGGATCACAAAATTATAATCCGGAAAATTGGAGAGTTGCAATTAGGGAAGTTTCTGTAGTATTTGAAGAGGCAAGAAGAATGGGAATTGAAATGAAAATGGTAAATACTGGTGGGGGAATGCCAGTAAAATATTCAAAAAATATTCCAACAGTTGAAGAGATTTCTGCAGTTATAAATGAGGCAATAGCAGATTATATTGGGGAAGATGTAACAGTAATATTGGAACCAGGACGTTCAATGGTAGGTAACGCTGGTACAATGATAACGAGTGTAATCTTAAGGAGTCAAAAAGGGGAAGAAAAATGGATTTATACTGATGCAGGTGTATTTCATGGTCTTACTGAGACTATACAGAATATAAGATATGAAGTTGAAGTTATTGGAAAAGAAGATGAAGAAAAGGAAAAATTTGTTCTTGCAGGTCCAACATGTGATAGCGTTGATGTAATGTATTATGATATTAATTTACCGAAAACAACAACAATGGATGATTTAGTTGTATTATATAACACAGGAGCGTACACTACTGAATACGGTACAAAATTCAATGGTATTCCTTCTCCTAAGATAATCTTTGAAAGTTCAATATTCGTAAAGCAAGAATTGTATGAAGAAGTATAG
- a CDS encoding CD0519/CD1768 family membrane protein — protein sequence MKKSYFEAFLFLILLILVFLFVNSYMGVSNFFKTLMLTAHDLLLNTVFFIMAVAVITGAFSGLLFEFKVADLIDVILRPFMKPLYNLPGVSVMGIIATYFSDNPAIIALAKDKRFMKNFAKWQEPLLCNLGTSFGMGLIVSTFMIAQGSKMGYNLVPAVFIGNLGAIFGSIVSVRIFSSFTKKKLGDYDDSEEIVNVEYEDKNSYGSFTERLLTALLDGGKKGVDIGLGIIPGVLVISTFVMMITFGPKDPTVGYQGLAYEGIPILPYLGEKIFFILKWLFGFSNPELIAFPLTSLGSTGAALALIPKFIDLNIITPNDIAVFTAMGMTWSGYLSTHIAMMDELGYRFLTGKAILSHTIGGLAAGVFSHFIYMLL from the coding sequence GTGAAAAAATCCTATTTTGAAGCTTTTCTTTTTCTAATATTATTGATACTTGTCTTTTTATTTGTAAACTCCTATATGGGAGTTTCTAATTTTTTTAAGACACTAATGCTAACAGCCCATGACTTATTATTAAATACCGTATTTTTTATTATGGCAGTAGCAGTTATTACTGGGGCTTTTTCAGGTCTTTTGTTTGAATTCAAGGTTGCTGATTTGATAGATGTAATTTTAAGACCGTTTATGAAACCTCTCTATAACCTTCCTGGTGTTTCTGTGATGGGAATAATTGCAACTTACTTTTCAGATAATCCAGCTATTATTGCTCTTGCAAAGGACAAAAGGTTTATGAAAAACTTTGCAAAGTGGCAAGAACCTTTGCTGTGCAATTTGGGAACTTCCTTTGGTATGGGATTAATAGTTTCAACTTTTATGATTGCTCAAGGTAGTAAAATGGGATATAATCTAGTTCCTGCGGTGTTTATTGGAAATTTGGGAGCAATTTTTGGAAGTATTGTTAGTGTAAGAATTTTTTCAAGTTTTACAAAGAAAAAATTGGGAGACTATGATGATTCAGAAGAAATAGTAAATGTTGAATATGAGGATAAAAATAGTTATGGCAGTTTTACAGAGAGACTTTTAACTGCGTTACTTGATGGAGGGAAAAAGGGTGTTGATATTGGATTAGGTATCATTCCTGGAGTACTAGTAATTAGCACTTTTGTAATGATGATAACTTTTGGGCCAAAAGATCCAACAGTAGGATACCAGGGTCTTGCATATGAAGGTATCCCAATATTACCTTATTTGGGTGAAAAAATATTCTTCATTTTAAAGTGGTTGTTTGGTTTTTCCAATCCTGAATTGATTGCTTTTCCTTTAACTTCATTGGGTTCAACCGGTGCCGCGCTTGCATTAATCCCAAAGTTTATTGATTTGAATATTATTACGCCGAATGATATAGCAGTCTTTACAGCTATGGGAATGACTTGGAGTGGATATTTGAGTACTCATATTGCTATGATGGATGAACTTGGGTATAGATTTTTGACAGGAAAAGCAATTTTGTCACATACAATTGGAGGACTTGCAGCTGGTGTTTTTTCACATTTTATTTATATGTTATTATAA
- a CDS encoding SPFH domain-containing protein, which yields MLYFLFLILIFFLFLVAASGIRIVRPYERGLVERLGKFRKEVKAGIHFIIPFFDRMIKVDLREHVIDVPPQEVITKDNVVVTVDAVIYYEITDAYKAVYNVSNFEFATIKLAQTNLRNVIGELELDQTLTSREKINTKLRTVLDEATDKWGIRITRVEIKKIDPPKDIMEAMSKQMKAERTKRAAILEAEGIRQSEILKAEGQKQAAILKAEGEAEAIKKVAEANKHKLIAEAQGQGEAIMLVFKSIHEGNPTNDVIAVRYLETLKEMANGNATKIFLPMELSGILGSIGAISEMFKSGGEKDNA from the coding sequence ATGTTATACTTTTTGTTTTTAATATTAATATTCTTTTTGTTTTTAGTTGCGGCATCTGGTATAAGAATTGTTAGACCGTATGAAAGAGGATTGGTAGAAAGACTTGGAAAGTTTAGAAAAGAAGTTAAAGCAGGGATTCATTTTATTATTCCTTTTTTTGATAGAATGATAAAAGTGGATTTAAGAGAACATGTTATAGATGTTCCACCTCAAGAAGTTATTACAAAGGATAATGTTGTTGTAACTGTAGATGCTGTAATATACTATGAAATTACAGATGCTTACAAGGCAGTATACAATGTTAGTAATTTTGAATTTGCAACAATAAAGCTTGCACAAACGAATCTTAGAAATGTTATTGGTGAATTAGAACTTGATCAGACGCTTACTTCAAGGGAAAAAATAAATACGAAGCTTAGAACTGTACTTGATGAAGCTACTGATAAATGGGGAATTAGAATTACAAGAGTTGAAATTAAAAAGATAGATCCACCAAAGGATATTATGGAAGCTATGAGTAAACAAATGAAGGCTGAAAGAACAAAGAGAGCAGCAATTTTAGAAGCAGAAGGAATTAGGCAATCTGAAATTTTAAAAGCAGAAGGTCAAAAACAAGCAGCAATTTTAAAGGCAGAAGGTGAAGCGGAAGCCATTAAGAAAGTTGCAGAAGCAAATAAGCATAAATTGATTGCTGAGGCTCAAGGACAAGGTGAAGCTATTATGTTGGTGTTTAAGTCAATCCATGAAGGAAATCCTACCAACGACGTTATTGCAGTAAGATATCTTGAGACACTTAAAGAAATGGCTAATGGAAATGCAACTAAGATATTCTTACCAATGGAATTATCAGGTATTTTGGGAAGTATAGGAGCAATTTCTGAAATGTTTAAGAGTGGCGGTGAAAAAGATAATGCTTGA
- a CDS encoding NfeD family protein: MAAEILTPTFFIFWFGVGALASALVAFFVGNTIWELVTFIVVSGILVILTRPLANKISGEQTRKINVDEIIGKHALVLEDINNKAGTGIIKVNGDTWRAFSNDDEIVIKKGEYVKILQVEGAHVVVEKIDQGV; encoded by the coding sequence ATGGCAGCTGAGATATTAACACCTACGTTTTTTATATTTTGGTTTGGTGTAGGCGCATTGGCATCGGCACTAGTTGCTTTTTTCGTAGGTAATACTATTTGGGAACTTGTTACATTTATAGTAGTCTCTGGTATTTTGGTTATTTTAACAAGGCCTCTTGCAAATAAAATTAGTGGAGAGCAAACGAGAAAGATTAATGTTGATGAGATAATTGGAAAACATGCCTTAGTTTTAGAAGATATTAACAACAAAGCAGGAACTGGAATTATTAAAGTAAATGGCGATACCTGGAGAGCATTCTCAAATGATGATGAAATTGTAATAAAAAAGGGGGAATATGTAAAAATTTTGCAAGTTGAAGGTGCACATGTTGTGGTTGAAAAAATAGATCAGGGGGTGTGA
- a CDS encoding HD-GYP domain-containing protein, producing MLKEGDNLISKELSDFLREKLYDYDIGFEKGEKDINIFEENGFIFVEKDQDIVFSIKNEKRYFDLLPIIIEKVVRGHLNVLHKDKAEELIVDLLVNIIVLSEVEDSDGYSHTERVAKMAEKFGKFLGMDEKELRKFVFHAYLHDVGKISLEQLMLYSPTRMRLFEESYQDHTVMGSVFLSMFEVLWEYIPTVRYHHERWDGKGFPDGLRERQIPYYARVISILDFFDETTHFISSEWESELKTPKEAMEMIKKLSGKYFDPNLVEKFESFLKSEGVI from the coding sequence GTTATATGATTATGATATAGGTTTTGAAAAAGGAGAAAAAGATATAAATATTTTTGAAGAGAATGGATTTATCTTTGTAGAAAAGGATCAAGATATTGTATTTTCTATCAAGAACGAAAAACGATATTTTGACCTTTTACCTATAATAATTGAAAAAGTTGTAAGAGGGCATTTAAATGTTCTGCACAAGGATAAGGCAGAAGAATTAATTGTTGATTTACTTGTAAATATAATAGTTTTGAGTGAGGTAGAAGACAGTGATGGATATAGCCATACTGAAAGAGTTGCAAAAATGGCGGAAAAGTTTGGAAAATTTTTAGGAATGGACGAAAAAGAACTAAGAAAATTTGTATTTCATGCGTATTTGCATGATGTTGGAAAAATCAGTCTTGAACAATTAATGTTATATTCACCCACTAGGATGAGATTGTTTGAAGAAAGTTACCAAGATCACACAGTTATGGGGAGTGTTTTTCTTTCGATGTTTGAGGTTTTGTGGGAATATATTCCAACTGTTAGATATCATCATGAAAGATGGGATGGAAAAGGTTTTCCAGATGGCTTGAGAGAGAGGCAAATTCCATATTATGCTAGAGTTATTTCTATACTAGACTTTTTTGATGAAACAACTCATTTTATCTCTTCAGAATGGGAATCTGAACTAAAAACTCCAAAAGAAGCTATGGAAATGATTAAGAAGTTATCTGGAAAATATTTTGATCCAAATTTGGTTGAAAAATTTGAAAGTTTTTTAAAAAGTGAGGGGGTGATATAA